From the genome of Candidatus Dormiibacterota bacterium, one region includes:
- a CDS encoding biotin/lipoyl-binding protein, producing the protein MNLKRLTRRRTIAAGAAVAVIAAGGGVVWMRHGSAAATQYRTAAATLGTVTQSLSLTGNLAPLGESDLNFGSSGRVASVTAQPGQAVKAGQVLATLDPSSLQAAVTQAQATLASAQAKLSLDQAGPTAQNLSQSQASVRSAESQLQSAQTALADTEANNALAVQQAQAQGGDALANAQAKARQSNDQAQAQVSSAQVQLQNAQQSLAALQQGTTPQQLQMDQSQVQIAQINVDNAQKALTQGTLTAPADGVIGVVNLTTGQTISNGGSGSSSSSSSSTTPQISVLTPGAFQVTGTVSDTQVNQIAVGQRALVTPAGATQAVKGRVTQVAAVATVASGVATFPVVVVLDGTNPGLHAGVSASITVVVNQVVGVLTVPTSAVRGSNVQMLVNGQPQTVPVTTGASDSIRTQILSGLNAGDSVVIATVSSTVPTSTNPTGGGLLGGGGGRGGAGALGRTLGGG; encoded by the coding sequence ATGAACCTGAAGCGCCTCACCCGCCGCCGCACCATCGCCGCCGGCGCAGCCGTCGCGGTGATCGCGGCCGGAGGCGGGGTGGTGTGGATGCGACACGGCTCGGCCGCCGCCACCCAGTACCGCACCGCCGCGGCCACCCTCGGGACCGTCACCCAGAGCCTCTCGCTCACCGGGAACCTCGCCCCGCTCGGGGAGAGCGACCTGAACTTCGGGAGCTCCGGGCGGGTCGCCTCGGTGACCGCGCAGCCCGGCCAGGCGGTCAAGGCCGGCCAGGTTCTGGCCACTCTCGATCCCAGCTCGCTGCAGGCCGCGGTCACCCAGGCGCAGGCCACCCTTGCCAGCGCCCAGGCCAAGCTCTCGCTGGACCAGGCGGGCCCGACCGCGCAGAACCTCTCCCAGTCGCAGGCGTCGGTGCGCAGCGCCGAATCCCAGCTGCAGAGCGCGCAGACCGCGCTCGCCGACACCGAGGCGAACAACGCCCTGGCGGTCCAGCAGGCCCAGGCCCAGGGAGGGGACGCCCTGGCGAACGCCCAGGCCAAGGCGCGGCAGAGCAACGACCAGGCCCAGGCCCAGGTGAGCTCCGCCCAGGTCCAGCTCCAGAACGCGCAGCAGTCGCTCGCGGCGCTCCAGCAGGGCACCACCCCGCAGCAGCTGCAGATGGACCAGAGCCAGGTGCAGATCGCCCAGATCAACGTCGACAACGCGCAGAAGGCGCTCACCCAGGGCACCCTCACCGCCCCCGCGGACGGGGTGATCGGGGTGGTGAACCTCACCACCGGTCAGACCATCTCCAACGGCGGCAGCGGCTCCAGCTCCAGCTCCAGCTCGTCGACCACCCCGCAGATCTCGGTGCTCACCCCCGGGGCCTTCCAGGTCACCGGCACGGTGAGCGACACCCAGGTGAACCAGATCGCCGTCGGGCAGCGCGCCCTGGTGACCCCCGCGGGCGCCACCCAGGCGGTGAAGGGCAGGGTCACCCAGGTCGCCGCGGTGGCGACGGTCGCCTCCGGGGTGGCCACCTTTCCGGTGGTCGTCGTCCTCGACGGCACCAACCCCGGCCTCCACGCCGGGGTCTCGGCCTCGATCACCGTGGTCGTGAACCAGGTGGTCGGGGTGCTCACCGTGCCCACCAGCGCGGTGCGCGGCTCCAACGTCCAGATGCTGGTGAACGGCCAGCCGCAGACGGTCCCCGTGACCACCGGCGCCTCCGACTCCATCCGCACCCAGATCCTCTCCGGCCTCAACGCGGGCGACAGCGTGGTGATCGCCACGGTGAGCAGCACCGTGCCCACCAGCACCAACCCCACCGGCGGCGGGTTGCTCGGCGGTGGCGGCGGGCGCGGCGGGGCCGGTGCCCTCGGCCGCACCCTGGGAGGTGGATGA
- a CDS encoding BMC domain-containing protein produces MADHGVALGLVETVGLAAAIEAADAMVKAANVVLVARQQPGGGLITIIVRGDVGATKAAVDAGAAAAGRIGRVVSAHVIPRPHEDIGGVLRRAPVR; encoded by the coding sequence ATGGCTGACCATGGCGTCGCCCTGGGGCTGGTCGAGACCGTGGGCCTGGCGGCGGCCATCGAGGCGGCGGATGCGATGGTCAAGGCCGCCAACGTCGTGCTGGTGGCGCGCCAGCAGCCTGGCGGCGGGCTGATCACGATCATCGTGCGCGGTGACGTCGGCGCCACCAAGGCCGCCGTCGACGCCGGCGCCGCCGCCGCCGGCCGGATCGGCCGGGTGGTCTCGGCGCATGTCATCCCCCGTCCCCACGAGGACATCGGCGGAGTGCTCCGCCGGGCTCCGGTGCGCTGA
- a CDS encoding ABC transporter ATP-binding protein, giving the protein MGEVLRLEQVSKIYGSGDAEVRALDGVSLTVNEGDFVAVVGPSGSGKSTLMNILGCLDNPTAGRYLFAGEDVSGMNAAELAHIRNRRIGFVFQQFQLLKDLSAWRNVELPLLYRSARDRRGTALRVLEQVGLSNRVDHRPNQLSGGQQQRVAIARALVTDPDLVLADEPTGNLDSASSRDILAILRQLNEAGRTVVLITHDPTVAAVAKRVVYTIDGHLDEEAAA; this is encoded by the coding sequence ATGGGCGAGGTGCTCCGTCTCGAGCAGGTCTCCAAGATCTACGGCAGCGGCGACGCCGAGGTGCGGGCGCTGGACGGCGTCAGCCTCACCGTGAACGAGGGCGACTTCGTCGCCGTGGTCGGGCCGTCGGGCTCGGGGAAGTCGACGCTGATGAACATCCTCGGCTGCCTCGACAACCCCACCGCCGGCCGCTACCTCTTCGCCGGCGAGGACGTGTCCGGAATGAACGCCGCAGAGCTGGCCCACATCCGCAACAGGCGGATCGGCTTCGTCTTCCAGCAGTTCCAGCTGCTCAAGGACCTCTCCGCCTGGCGCAACGTCGAGCTTCCCCTCCTCTACCGCAGCGCTCGCGACCGCCGCGGCACGGCGCTCCGGGTGCTCGAGCAGGTGGGGCTCTCCAACCGCGTCGACCACCGACCCAACCAGCTCAGCGGCGGCCAGCAGCAGCGTGTCGCCATCGCCCGCGCGCTGGTCACCGACCCCGACCTGGTCCTCGCCGACGAGCCCACCGGCAACCTCGACTCCGCCTCCAGCCGGGACATCCTCGCCATCCTCCGCCAGCTCAACGAGGCGGGACGCACGGTGGTGCTGATCACCCACGACCCCACGGTCGCGGCGGTCGCGAAGCGGGTCGTGTACACGATCGACGGGCACCTCGACGAGGAGGCCGCGGCATGA
- a CDS encoding pyruvate, phosphate dikinase: MSEAAGVQVGVPAAALEVVRKVLAFGEADHRSVGLLGGKGAGLARLTAEGLPVPPGFIITTDACRSVTSQGAIPQGLFTEVLEHLRTLERHTGKCFGAGPHPLLLSVRSGAPVSMPGMMDTVLNLGLNRETAVAVAVAGGGVRFMADVLVRFHRMYSEIVLGASGDVIAGAAEELAERAPACPDPAVVYDRLWAACQRALVEEVGEEVPGDPLLQLRGAIEAVFRSWNNRRAVTYRDFHRIPHDLGTAVVVQSMVFGNLGRPSGSGVAFTRNPVTGDPRLYGEYLEGGQGEDVVAGTATPEPIASASLRLPEIFEELSGHCARLEQSHGDVLDIEFTVERGRLYLLQVRSAKRTPEAAIRIAADFLREGRLSPGGPLGAVSTAQVRQLERPQFAAGSAARARADGRLLTAGVGASPGQVSGTLVLDPDRAAQRAAHGEDVILARPITSPVDLHGMIAARGILTATGGATSHAAVVARALGKPCVVGCGEARIEPDRGRLAVGATVVEEGAPVSIDGLSGELFRGALPMTAPAAASADLGVLLDEADRLAGCRILGRVTTPEQVETVLRRGATGVVTSIDDVLATTGHLEELVAALIEQRELDALDLTRVRAVIADVFQPLLRAAGDAEVGVRAIDFQADEARELMQQTQLLTHCPQLSVPVGMPALLAAQIAGLAEAAERSGHRGRLHLAVRHVSDPLEARALRELSRQTVDGRVGVGTYLTSPRGGLLSAGIAAASDVVWLEVRLMQAAMFGIPARQLLTSRPLDDYVKRGLIDTDPRLAIDPTLDGILAVVAAAAAEHPRCEVGMRLSGPVSEEIAASLHRTGFRLFAVDGDEVRPARLAFGKAPATRAS; encoded by the coding sequence GTGAGCGAGGCGGCCGGCGTCCAGGTCGGAGTGCCCGCGGCGGCACTCGAGGTGGTGCGCAAGGTGCTCGCCTTCGGCGAGGCCGACCACCGCTCGGTGGGGCTGCTCGGCGGCAAGGGCGCGGGCCTGGCCCGGCTCACCGCCGAGGGCCTCCCGGTGCCGCCGGGGTTCATCATCACCACCGACGCCTGCCGCAGCGTGACCTCGCAGGGAGCGATCCCCCAGGGGTTGTTCACCGAGGTCCTCGAGCACCTGCGCACCCTCGAGCGGCACACCGGCAAGTGCTTCGGCGCCGGCCCGCACCCGCTGCTGCTGTCGGTGCGCTCCGGGGCACCGGTCTCGATGCCGGGGATGATGGACACGGTGCTCAACCTCGGCCTCAACCGCGAGACCGCGGTCGCCGTCGCCGTGGCCGGCGGCGGCGTGCGGTTCATGGCCGACGTGCTGGTGCGCTTCCACCGCATGTACTCGGAGATCGTGCTCGGCGCCTCCGGTGACGTGATCGCCGGGGCCGCCGAGGAGCTCGCCGAGCGGGCGCCGGCCTGCCCCGACCCCGCCGTGGTCTACGACCGGCTGTGGGCCGCCTGTCAGCGCGCCCTCGTCGAGGAGGTGGGGGAGGAGGTGCCCGGCGACCCGCTCCTCCAGCTGCGCGGCGCCATCGAGGCGGTGTTCCGCTCCTGGAACAACCGCCGCGCGGTCACCTATCGCGACTTCCACCGCATCCCGCACGACCTCGGCACCGCGGTGGTGGTGCAGTCGATGGTGTTCGGCAACCTCGGCCGGCCCTCCGGGTCGGGGGTGGCCTTCACCCGCAACCCGGTCACCGGCGACCCCCGGCTCTACGGCGAGTACCTCGAGGGTGGCCAGGGCGAGGACGTGGTCGCCGGCACCGCCACCCCCGAGCCGATCGCCTCGGCGAGCCTCCGCCTGCCGGAGATCTTCGAGGAGCTGAGCGGCCACTGCGCCCGGCTCGAGCAGAGCCACGGCGACGTCCTCGACATCGAGTTCACGGTGGAGCGCGGCCGCCTCTACCTGCTCCAGGTGCGCAGCGCCAAGCGCACCCCGGAGGCGGCGATCCGCATCGCCGCCGACTTCCTGCGCGAGGGACGGCTGTCCCCGGGCGGCCCGCTCGGGGCGGTGAGCACGGCCCAGGTCCGCCAGCTCGAGCGCCCCCAGTTCGCCGCCGGGTCGGCGGCCAGGGCGCGCGCCGACGGGCGGCTGCTCACCGCCGGCGTCGGCGCCTCGCCGGGGCAGGTGAGCGGTACCCTCGTGCTCGACCCCGACCGGGCCGCACAGCGGGCGGCGCACGGGGAGGACGTCATCCTGGCGCGGCCGATCACCAGCCCGGTCGACCTCCACGGCATGATCGCCGCCCGCGGCATCCTCACCGCCACCGGTGGCGCCACCAGCCACGCCGCGGTGGTGGCGCGCGCCCTCGGCAAGCCCTGCGTGGTGGGCTGCGGCGAGGCACGCATCGAGCCCGACCGCGGCCGCCTCGCGGTCGGCGCCACGGTGGTGGAGGAGGGCGCACCGGTCTCGATCGACGGGCTCAGTGGCGAGCTCTTCCGCGGCGCCCTGCCGATGACCGCGCCCGCCGCCGCCAGCGCCGACCTCGGCGTCCTGCTCGACGAGGCCGACCGGCTCGCCGGCTGCCGCATCCTCGGCCGGGTCACCACCCCGGAGCAGGTGGAGACGGTGCTGCGGCGGGGCGCCACCGGGGTGGTGACCAGCATCGACGACGTGCTCGCCACCACCGGCCACCTCGAGGAGCTGGTCGCGGCGCTGATCGAGCAGCGCGAGCTCGACGCCCTCGACCTCACCCGGGTGCGGGCGGTGATCGCCGACGTCTTCCAGCCGCTGCTGCGGGCCGCCGGCGACGCCGAGGTGGGGGTGCGCGCCATCGACTTCCAGGCCGACGAGGCCCGGGAGCTGATGCAGCAGACCCAGCTGCTGACCCACTGTCCGCAGCTCTCGGTGCCGGTGGGCATGCCCGCGCTGCTCGCCGCCCAGATCGCCGGCCTCGCCGAGGCGGCGGAGCGCAGCGGCCACCGCGGCCGCCTCCACCTCGCGGTGCGCCACGTCTCCGACCCGCTCGAGGCGCGGGCGCTGCGCGAGCTGAGCCGCCAGACCGTCGACGGGCGGGTCGGCGTCGGCACCTACCTCACCAGCCCGCGCGGCGGGCTGCTCTCGGCGGGGATCGCCGCGGCGAGCGACGTGGTCTGGCTCGAGGTCCGGCTGATGCAGGCGGCGATGTTCGGCATCCCGGCGCGCCAGCTGCTCACCTCGCGTCCTCTCGACGACTACGTGAAGCGCGGGCTCATCGACACCGACCCGCGGCTGGCCATCGACCCCACCCTGGACGGCATCCTCGCGGTGGTGGCGGCGGCGGCCGCCGAGCATCCCCGCTGCGAGGTGGGGATGCGTCTCTCCGGGCCGGTGTCCGAGGAGATCGCCGCCTCCCTCCACCGGACCGGCTTCCGGCTCTTCGCGGTCGACGGCGACGAGGTGCGGCCGGCCCGCCTCGCCTTCGGAAAGGCGCCGGCGACGCGCGCCTCCTGA
- a CDS encoding ABC transporter permease translates to MSLKHTLMTGLRGILGHRLRSILTTLGILFGVAAVICTVGIGQASSDQVNAQIASLGTNLLTITPGSTSTGGIFGGAGSASTLTMTDANGLADRANAPDIQAVAPVVQARETLVSSSTNWSTTVSGSTPAWLVANARSLLTGSFLTTADVTDHAQKVVLGSTTAADLGAAVGDSVTIGKVPFTVVGILNTVGGQGFQNGDDLAVVPVTAAQDLLTGGSPNSVQRILLSSTSSSTLGSAYQEATQLLTVTHNVSNPAAADFTIQANSSFLSTAQSVTTTLTILLASVAAISLLVGGIGVMNIMLVSVTERTGEIGLRKALGATPGDLLRQFLVEAGALSVIGGVLGVGAALLAGRLVPHFTTIGVTITVAPVLIAVGVAAAVGLIFGVYPAARAARLAPIEALRAQ, encoded by the coding sequence ATGAGCCTCAAGCACACCCTGATGACCGGGCTGCGCGGCATCCTCGGCCACCGCCTGCGCTCCATCCTCACCACCCTGGGCATCCTGTTCGGCGTCGCCGCGGTGATCTGCACCGTCGGCATCGGCCAGGCCTCCTCCGACCAGGTCAACGCCCAGATCGCCTCGCTGGGCACCAACCTGCTCACCATCACCCCGGGCAGCACCAGCACCGGCGGCATCTTCGGCGGTGCCGGCAGCGCCAGCACGCTCACCATGACCGACGCCAACGGGCTCGCCGACAGGGCCAACGCCCCCGACATCCAGGCGGTCGCCCCGGTCGTCCAGGCCCGCGAGACCCTGGTCAGCAGCTCCACCAACTGGAGCACCACGGTCAGCGGCAGCACCCCGGCATGGCTCGTCGCCAACGCCCGCAGCCTGCTCACCGGCAGCTTCCTCACCACCGCGGACGTCACCGATCACGCCCAGAAGGTGGTGCTCGGCAGCACCACCGCCGCCGACCTCGGCGCCGCCGTCGGCGACTCGGTGACCATCGGCAAGGTGCCCTTCACCGTCGTCGGCATCCTCAACACCGTCGGCGGCCAGGGCTTCCAGAACGGCGACGACCTCGCCGTGGTGCCGGTCACCGCGGCCCAGGACCTGCTCACCGGGGGCAGCCCCAACAGCGTGCAGCGGATCCTGCTCAGCTCCACCAGCTCGAGCACGCTGGGCTCCGCCTACCAGGAGGCGACCCAGCTCCTCACCGTCACCCACAACGTCAGCAACCCCGCCGCCGCCGACTTCACCATCCAGGCGAACAGCTCCTTCCTCAGCACCGCCCAGTCGGTGACCACCACCCTGACCATCCTGCTCGCCAGCGTGGCGGCGATCTCGCTGCTGGTCGGCGGCATCGGGGTGATGAACATCATGCTGGTGTCGGTCACCGAGCGCACCGGCGAGATCGGCCTGCGCAAGGCCCTCGGCGCCACCCCCGGCGACCTGCTCCGGCAGTTCCTCGTCGAGGCCGGCGCGCTGAGCGTCATCGGCGGTGTGCTCGGCGTCGGCGCCGCGCTGCTGGCCGGCCGGCTGGTGCCGCACTTCACCACCATCGGCGTCACCATCACCGTCGCCCCGGTGCTGATCGCGGTCGGCGTCGCCGCCGCCGTCGGCCTCATCTTCGGGGTCTATCCCGCGGCCCGCGCCGCCAGGCTCGCGCCCATCGAGGCGCTGCGCGCCCAGTGA